In one Streptomyces sp. T12 genomic region, the following are encoded:
- a CDS encoding bifunctional helix-turn-helix transcriptional regulator/GNAT family N-acetyltransferase has protein sequence MTVHDIRAFNRFYTNVIGALDYSRHLYAPYTLTESRVLYELAHSPRTDAADLRTELSLDAGYLSRILNKFEQDGLIERTPSLEDPRRRRVTLTARGRETGKLLEERATESVGSLLSTVPADERPRLAEAMTTVRTILDRGRPPRREDVLLREPGPGDLGWIVQRNAALYAAEYGFNADYEGLVARIVADFAEDHDPHLERVWIAELDGRPVGCVMVVRDEAPATARLRLLLVEPDARGLGIGDRLVAAVVDFARGVGYRDLVLWTNDVLAAARRIYQRHGFVLATEKPHRSFGKDLNGQDWRLDLHGTQE, from the coding sequence ATGACCGTCCATGACATCCGCGCCTTCAACCGCTTCTACACGAACGTCATCGGCGCCCTCGACTACAGCCGCCACCTCTACGCCCCGTACACCCTCACCGAGTCCCGCGTCCTGTACGAGCTCGCGCACTCCCCGCGTACCGACGCGGCCGATCTGCGGACCGAACTCTCCCTGGACGCGGGGTACTTGAGCCGGATCCTGAACAAGTTCGAGCAGGACGGGCTCATCGAGCGCACGCCCTCCCTGGAGGACCCCCGGCGCCGCCGCGTCACGCTCACCGCGCGCGGCCGGGAGACCGGCAAGCTGCTGGAGGAGCGGGCGACCGAGTCGGTCGGCTCGCTTCTGTCGACGGTGCCGGCCGACGAACGCCCGCGCCTCGCCGAGGCGATGACGACCGTCCGTACGATCCTGGACCGCGGCCGCCCGCCCCGCCGCGAGGACGTCCTGCTGCGCGAGCCCGGCCCCGGCGACCTCGGCTGGATCGTGCAGCGCAACGCCGCGCTGTACGCCGCCGAGTACGGCTTCAACGCCGACTACGAGGGGCTGGTCGCGAGGATCGTCGCGGACTTCGCCGAGGACCACGATCCGCATCTGGAGCGGGTGTGGATCGCCGAGCTGGACGGCCGGCCGGTGGGCTGCGTGATGGTCGTACGGGACGAGGCCCCCGCCACGGCTCGGCTGCGGCTGCTGCTGGTCGAGCCCGACGCCCGCGGCCTGGGCATCGGCGACCGGCTCGTGGCGGCCGTCGTCGACTTCGCCCGCGGCGTCGGCTACCGCGACCTCGTCCTGTGGACCAACGACGTCCTGGCCGCCGCCCGCCGCATCTACCAGCGCCACGGCTTCGTCCTCGCCACCGAGAAGCCCCACCGCTCCTTCGGGAAGGACCTGAACGGTCAGGACTGGCGGCTTGATCTGCACGGCACGCAGGAGTGA
- a CDS encoding ABC transporter substrate-binding protein: MSELSEPALSRALLIGAHSFADPGLEPLPAVSRNLTRLAELLRDPSVWGLASDRVRVLPEPDRDQALEEVARLADEAEDTLLVYYAGHGFVHELSNELYLALPSTNPRRLYSALRYQDIRELLLAPQTRARRKVVILDCCWSGLALHGAMSSSGLGGMSDISGTFVLTATSETRTALAPPGETYTAFTGELIDALEQGIPQAPPLLTMMTLYQHLYGSLVAKGRPTPQQRNGNTAGAIALARNRYRSPEPMPVPEVPPEGTSTKDEPTEDEPTRDEPAADAPADSAAAAGRRRRRLSRRTVVVVSTVLVAALGTLPLMLDSVFEEGAKGGSSDGGGSGNSRNAADTKNNLTVGIGVSVPLSGDLAELGKGIKNSAELAVEKANEDAFVPGVTFKIQALDDKAQPATGGVNATKLVGDPDVVGVVGPLNASIAKPMQEVFVQAHLPQISPANSAPELTLGADWLGGTRSRPYDTYFRTVANDMAQAPAAAEYLYGKDGRRKAFVIDNKLGYGQSMVEMFKAAFRKEGGTIVGQSHVDYEQRDFTDEAERARASGADVVYFGGEYPSAAPLSKQLHAADPDIRVAGGDGLLDNSYASQAGSGAAGDICTFGGAVTERLKSAKSFVADYEKAGYSAPYGPYGGYAYDATWALIRAFKEGVHISGDELPSTAREDLRDAVQEVEFGGVMGRVGFDGYGDAVSQRAEVYQVRDGAWKPV; this comes from the coding sequence ATGAGCGAACTCTCCGAACCGGCGCTCAGCAGAGCCTTGTTGATCGGCGCCCATTCCTTCGCCGACCCCGGCCTCGAACCGCTGCCCGCCGTGTCCCGCAACCTGACCCGGCTCGCGGAGCTCCTGCGCGACCCGAGCGTATGGGGCCTGGCCTCCGACCGGGTACGCGTGCTGCCGGAACCCGACCGCGACCAGGCGCTGGAAGAGGTCGCCCGCCTCGCCGACGAGGCCGAGGACACCCTCCTCGTCTACTACGCGGGGCACGGCTTCGTGCACGAGCTGTCCAACGAGCTCTATCTCGCCCTTCCGAGCACCAATCCCCGACGCCTCTACAGCGCCCTGCGCTACCAGGACATCCGCGAGCTCCTGCTGGCCCCGCAGACCCGGGCACGCCGCAAGGTGGTGATCCTGGACTGCTGCTGGAGCGGCCTCGCCCTGCACGGCGCGATGTCGTCCTCGGGACTCGGCGGGATGTCCGACATCAGCGGTACGTTCGTGCTGACCGCGACGTCGGAGACCAGGACGGCGCTGGCACCGCCGGGGGAGACGTACACCGCGTTCACCGGTGAGCTGATCGACGCCCTGGAACAGGGGATCCCGCAGGCGCCGCCACTGCTCACCATGATGACGCTGTACCAGCATCTGTACGGCTCCCTGGTGGCCAAGGGCAGGCCGACGCCCCAGCAGCGCAACGGCAACACAGCGGGTGCCATCGCCCTGGCCCGCAACCGCTACCGGTCGCCCGAGCCCATGCCGGTCCCGGAGGTGCCGCCCGAGGGCACGTCGACCAAGGACGAACCGACCGAGGACGAGCCGACCAGGGACGAACCCGCCGCCGACGCACCGGCTGACAGTGCCGCAGCGGCGGGAAGACGTCGGAGGCGGCTCAGTCGCCGGACGGTCGTGGTTGTGTCCACCGTGCTGGTCGCCGCGCTGGGGACACTTCCCCTGATGCTGGACTCCGTCTTCGAGGAGGGGGCGAAGGGCGGATCGTCGGACGGCGGCGGGTCCGGGAACTCCAGGAACGCTGCGGACACGAAGAACAACCTCACCGTCGGGATCGGTGTGAGCGTTCCCCTGAGCGGTGACCTCGCGGAGTTGGGCAAGGGCATCAAGAACTCCGCGGAGCTGGCCGTGGAAAAGGCGAACGAGGACGCCTTCGTCCCCGGTGTCACGTTCAAGATCCAGGCCTTGGACGACAAGGCCCAGCCCGCCACGGGGGGCGTGAACGCCACGAAGCTCGTCGGCGATCCCGACGTGGTCGGGGTCGTGGGGCCGCTCAACGCGTCCATCGCGAAGCCCATGCAGGAGGTCTTCGTCCAGGCACACCTGCCCCAGATCTCTCCTGCGAACTCCGCTCCCGAGCTCACTTTGGGTGCCGACTGGCTGGGCGGCACACGTTCCAGGCCGTACGACACGTATTTCCGCACGGTGGCCAACGACATGGCGCAGGCGCCCGCCGCGGCCGAATACCTGTACGGAAAGGACGGTCGTCGCAAGGCTTTCGTCATCGACAACAAGCTCGGCTACGGCCAGTCGATGGTGGAGATGTTCAAGGCGGCGTTCCGAAAGGAGGGCGGGACCATCGTGGGTCAGAGTCATGTGGACTACGAACAGCGTGACTTCACCGACGAGGCGGAGCGGGCTCGTGCCTCCGGTGCCGACGTCGTGTACTTCGGCGGCGAATACCCATCCGCAGCGCCGCTGAGCAAGCAGTTGCACGCCGCTGATCCCGACATCCGCGTCGCGGGCGGCGACGGTCTCCTCGACAACAGCTACGCCTCCCAGGCGGGCAGCGGCGCGGCAGGAGATATCTGCACCTTCGGCGGGGCCGTCACGGAGCGGCTCAAGTCCGCCAAGTCGTTCGTCGCGGACTACGAGAAGGCCGGCTACTCGGCCCCCTACGGCCCGTATGGCGGGTACGCCTACGACGCCACCTGGGCGCTGATCCGTGCCTTCAAGGAGGGCGTGCACATCAGCGGCGACGAGCTGCCGTCGACGGCCCGCGAGGACCTGCGGGACGCGGTGCAGGAAGTCGAATTCGGCGGAGTGATGGGGCGGGTCGGCTTCGACGGCTACGGCGACGCCGTCAGCCAGCGAGCCGAGGTCTACCAAGTGCGCGACGGTGCCTGGAAGCCCGTGTGA
- a CDS encoding sugar phosphate isomerase/epimerase — protein MKLAFSTLGVPGLPLPDVLRLATAHGYHGVELRTHPEEPVHTGLDAAQRADVAGEFKAAGVELLGLAGYARVAAPGDDGPVIEEIRALLDLAHDLGAGFVRVFPGADPEQSRQSADAIAARRLGTAAEYAADLGVRILLETHDSHRTGADAIRVLGLVGHRHVGSLWDVMHTWLGGEQPSESYAALSPYLGYVQVKDIASADDTTPLPLGTGVLPLAECVEVLSRHGWDGWLCWEYEKRWYEAAAPLDGLLDAGREHLSRLLNESA, from the coding sequence ATGAAACTGGCGTTCTCCACCCTCGGCGTCCCCGGTCTCCCCCTCCCCGACGTGCTGCGGCTCGCGACCGCGCACGGATATCACGGCGTCGAGTTGCGCACCCACCCGGAAGAGCCGGTGCACACCGGCCTGGATGCCGCCCAGCGGGCGGACGTGGCGGGCGAGTTCAAGGCGGCCGGCGTCGAGCTGCTGGGGCTCGCCGGGTACGCGCGCGTGGCCGCGCCGGGTGACGACGGGCCCGTGATCGAGGAGATCCGCGCCCTCCTCGACCTCGCCCACGACCTCGGCGCCGGCTTCGTCCGCGTCTTCCCCGGCGCCGACCCCGAGCAGAGCCGGCAGTCGGCGGACGCGATCGCCGCGCGGCGGCTCGGTACGGCCGCGGAGTACGCCGCCGACCTGGGCGTACGGATCCTGCTGGAGACCCACGACTCGCACCGCACCGGCGCCGACGCGATCCGTGTCCTCGGCCTGGTCGGTCACCGCCACGTCGGCTCGCTGTGGGACGTCATGCACACCTGGCTGGGTGGCGAGCAGCCCTCGGAGAGCTACGCGGCCCTCTCCCCGTACCTCGGCTACGTCCAGGTCAAGGACATCGCCTCCGCCGACGACACGACCCCGCTCCCGCTCGGCACCGGGGTGCTGCCGCTCGCCGAGTGCGTGGAGGTGCTCTCCCGGCACGGCTGGGACGGCTGGCTGTGCTGGGAGTACGAGAAGCGGTGGTACGAGGCCGCCGCGCCGCTCGACGGACTGCTGGACGCGGGCCGCGAGCACCTTTCACGGCTGCTGAACGAGTCGGCCTAG
- a CDS encoding MFS transporter, which produces MSLARTLIDVRPLRTSPVFRRLLIGRTVSVLGSFMTMVTVMYQVWDMTHSAVWSGAVGLAQALPMVGVGLLAGSWVDRGDRRRIFLVATVGQAVCVLLLAVQGFTGQVPVAGILALVAAGSCFGAVGGPAAGVFVPRLLPKEQVAAGLALNQVTGQAMMLLGPALGGLLLGWFGIGVCYLLDALSFGLAFYGAFGLPALPPEGEPARAGLHGVLDGLRFLAGNRVVRGALITDLAATILSMPVSLFPLINAERFGGNPRTLGLFMSAVAVGGVTATALSGSLTRLGRPGLVMLCGAATWGTALALFGLTTSPWAGLGLLVVAGAADALSVVSRSTIVQTRTPDALLGRVTAAEQIVGQAGPHLGNLRGGLVAGWSSGATALVTGGLLCVLAVAYVGASTPELRDGAAMPDER; this is translated from the coding sequence ATGAGCCTCGCCCGTACGTTGATCGACGTACGGCCGCTGCGCACGTCCCCCGTGTTCCGGCGGCTGCTGATCGGGCGGACGGTGTCCGTGCTCGGCAGCTTCATGACCATGGTGACCGTCATGTACCAGGTCTGGGACATGACGCACAGCGCGGTCTGGAGCGGTGCGGTCGGTCTCGCGCAGGCCCTGCCCATGGTGGGTGTGGGCCTGCTCGCCGGGTCGTGGGTGGACCGGGGCGACCGGCGGCGGATCTTCCTGGTCGCCACCGTCGGGCAGGCGGTCTGTGTGCTGCTCCTCGCGGTGCAGGGCTTCACGGGGCAGGTGCCGGTGGCCGGGATCCTCGCCCTGGTGGCGGCCGGCTCCTGCTTCGGCGCGGTCGGCGGACCGGCGGCAGGCGTGTTCGTGCCGCGGCTGCTGCCCAAGGAGCAGGTGGCGGCCGGGCTGGCCCTCAACCAGGTCACCGGCCAGGCGATGATGCTGCTCGGCCCGGCGCTGGGCGGGCTGCTCCTCGGCTGGTTCGGCATCGGCGTCTGCTATCTGCTCGACGCCCTGAGCTTCGGCCTCGCCTTCTACGGCGCCTTCGGCCTGCCCGCGCTGCCGCCCGAGGGCGAGCCGGCGCGGGCCGGGCTGCACGGCGTCCTGGACGGCCTGCGCTTCCTGGCCGGCAACCGGGTGGTGCGCGGCGCGCTGATCACCGACCTCGCCGCCACGATCCTCTCCATGCCGGTCAGCCTCTTCCCTCTGATCAACGCCGAACGCTTCGGCGGCAACCCGCGCACCCTCGGTCTGTTCATGTCGGCCGTCGCGGTGGGCGGTGTCACGGCGACGGCCCTGTCGGGTTCGCTCACCCGCCTGGGCCGCCCCGGTCTGGTGATGCTGTGCGGGGCGGCGACGTGGGGCACCGCGCTGGCGTTGTTCGGGCTGACGACCAGTCCGTGGGCGGGGCTCGGGCTGCTGGTGGTGGCGGGTGCCGCGGACGCCCTGTCGGTCGTCTCGCGCAGCACGATCGTCCAGACCCGCACCCCGGACGCCCTGCTCGGCCGGGTGACGGCCGCCGAGCAGATAGTCGGCCAGGCGGGTCCGCACCTCGGCAATCTGCGCGGCGGCCTGGTCGCGGGCTGGTCGTCCGGCGCGACCGCCCTGGTCACGGGCGGGCTGCTGTGCGTGCTGGCGGTGGCCTACGTCGGTGCGAGCACGCCGGAGCTGCGGGACGGCGCGGCTATGCCGGACGAGCGATGA
- a CDS encoding alpha/beta hydrolase: MTAYLILHGWQNHRPKDHWQHWLADRLTELGHQVVYPQLPDPDDPELEVWLEESARHLADLDAASERVVVAHSLSAVLWLHAVARGLPGLDAVDRVLLVAPPSGAVLARHPEVARFAPPSLEFTLPGPTRLVAGDDDPYCEEGADTLYGRPLALPTDILPGAAHLDLDAGYGPWPAVLGWCLDPTAEIIARPA, translated from the coding sequence ATGACCGCCTACCTCATCCTCCACGGCTGGCAGAACCACCGCCCCAAGGACCACTGGCAGCACTGGCTCGCCGACCGTCTCACCGAGCTCGGCCACCAGGTCGTCTACCCCCAGCTGCCCGACCCCGACGACCCCGAACTCGAGGTCTGGCTGGAGGAGTCGGCCCGGCATCTCGCCGACCTCGACGCGGCCTCGGAGCGGGTCGTGGTCGCGCACAGTCTGTCCGCCGTGCTGTGGCTGCACGCCGTCGCGCGCGGGCTGCCGGGGCTCGACGCCGTGGACCGGGTGCTGCTCGTCGCCCCGCCGTCCGGCGCCGTGCTCGCACGCCACCCGGAAGTGGCCCGATTCGCCCCGCCGTCCCTGGAGTTCACCCTCCCCGGCCCCACCCGCCTGGTCGCCGGCGACGACGACCCGTACTGCGAGGAGGGCGCCGACACCCTTTACGGCCGCCCCCTCGCCCTCCCGACCGACATCCTCCCCGGCGCCGCCCACCTCGACCTGGACGCCGGTTACGGCCCCTGGCCCGCCGTACTGGGGTGGTGCCTGGATCCCACCGCGGAGATCATCGCTCGTCCGGCATAG
- a CDS encoding GNAT family N-acetyltransferase, with protein sequence MGFKLVGPVLEGALVRLEPLEHRHAADLAVAAEEERDTYAFTLVPRAHEVGDYIDAQLARAAAGRLAPYAQVSVASGRAVGATSYWEPRSWLSDDRLDAIEVGFTWLARTAQGTGVNAEAKLLLFRHAFEEWGVSRVDLKTDARNERSRAAIESVGARFEGVLRNWSRSWAAGEEGRLRDSAFFSITAAEWPRCRGRLEERVAGYLPRVPSTP encoded by the coding sequence GTGGGCTTCAAGCTGGTCGGGCCGGTCCTGGAGGGCGCCCTGGTGCGCCTGGAGCCGCTGGAGCACCGGCACGCGGCGGATCTGGCCGTGGCGGCGGAGGAGGAGCGCGACACCTACGCGTTCACCTTGGTGCCGAGGGCCCACGAGGTCGGTGACTACATCGACGCGCAGCTCGCCCGCGCGGCGGCGGGGCGGCTGGCGCCGTACGCGCAGGTCTCCGTGGCCTCGGGCCGGGCGGTGGGCGCCACCTCCTACTGGGAGCCACGCTCCTGGCTCTCCGACGACCGACTCGACGCCATAGAGGTCGGCTTCACCTGGCTGGCCCGCACGGCCCAGGGCACGGGTGTGAACGCCGAGGCCAAGCTGCTGCTCTTCCGGCACGCCTTCGAGGAGTGGGGCGTGTCCCGGGTGGACCTGAAGACGGACGCCCGCAACGAGCGCTCCCGCGCGGCCATCGAGAGTGTGGGCGCCCGCTTCGAGGGCGTGCTGCGCAACTGGTCCCGTTCCTGGGCGGCGGGGGAGGAGGGGCGGTTGCGTGACTCCGCGTTCTTCTCGATCACGGCGGCGGAGTGGCCGCGGTGCCGGGGGCGGCTGGAGGAGCGGGTGGCCGGGTACTTGCCGCGGGTGCCGTCAACTCCCTAG
- the aroA gene encoding 3-phosphoshikimate 1-carboxyvinyltransferase, producing the protein MPAVDVPGSKSITARALFLAAAADGVTTLLRPLRSDDTEGFAEGLVRLGYRVGRTPGTWQVDGRPQGPAAPEADVYCRDGATTARFLPTLAATGHGTYRFDASPQMRRRPLLPLTRALRDLGVDLRHAEKEGHHPLTVAAAGVEGGEVTLDAGQSSQYLTALLLLGPMTRKGLRITVTDLVSVPYVEITIAMMRAFGVEVRREGDVFVVPPGGYRATTYAVEPDASTASYFFAAAAVTGGEVTVPGLGEGALQGDLGFVDVLRRMGAWVSVGAESTTVRGTGELRGVTVNMRDISDTMPTLAAIAPFASGPVRIEDVANTRVKECDRLEACAENLRRLGVEVTTGPDWIEIQPGTPVGTQVRSYGDHRIVMSFAVTGLRVPGISFDDPGCVRKTFPDFHEEFGALRARW; encoded by the coding sequence ATGCCCGCAGTCGACGTCCCCGGTTCCAAGTCCATCACCGCCCGCGCCCTCTTCCTGGCGGCCGCGGCCGACGGTGTCACCACCCTCCTGCGCCCGCTCCGCTCGGACGACACGGAGGGCTTCGCCGAGGGGCTGGTACGGCTCGGCTACCGGGTCGGCCGGACCCCGGGCACCTGGCAGGTCGACGGCCGTCCGCAGGGCCCTGCCGCCCCCGAGGCCGACGTCTACTGCCGGGACGGTGCGACGACGGCCCGCTTCCTGCCGACACTCGCCGCGACCGGCCACGGCACCTACCGCTTCGACGCCTCGCCCCAGATGCGCCGCCGCCCCCTGCTCCCGCTCACCCGCGCCCTGCGCGACCTGGGCGTGGACCTGCGGCACGCGGAGAAGGAGGGCCACCACCCGCTGACGGTGGCGGCGGCCGGCGTCGAGGGCGGGGAAGTGACGCTGGACGCGGGGCAGTCGTCGCAGTACCTGACGGCGCTGCTGCTGCTGGGGCCGATGACCCGCAAGGGCCTGCGCATCACCGTCACCGACCTCGTCTCGGTGCCGTACGTCGAGATCACGATCGCGATGATGCGGGCGTTCGGGGTGGAGGTACGGCGCGAGGGGGACGTCTTCGTCGTCCCGCCGGGCGGCTACCGCGCGACGACCTACGCGGTGGAGCCCGACGCGTCGACCGCGAGCTACTTCTTCGCGGCGGCGGCCGTCACGGGCGGCGAGGTGACGGTTCCGGGCCTGGGCGAGGGGGCGCTCCAGGGCGACCTGGGCTTCGTCGACGTACTGCGGCGGATGGGCGCGTGGGTGTCGGTGGGTGCGGAGTCGACGACGGTCCGGGGGACCGGCGAACTGCGGGGGGTCACCGTCAACATGCGGGACATCTCCGACACCATGCCGACCCTCGCGGCCATCGCGCCGTTCGCCTCCGGGCCGGTGCGGATCGAGGACGTGGCGAACACGCGGGTGAAGGAGTGCGACCGGCTGGAGGCGTGTGCGGAGAACCTGCGGCGGCTGGGGGTGGAGGTGACGACCGGTCCGGACTGGATCGAGATCCAGCCGGGTACGCCTGTGGGAACGCAGGTCAGGTCCTACGGCGACCATCGCATCGTGATGTCCTTCGCGGTGACCGGACTTCGGGTGCCCGGTATTTCGTTCGACGACCCCGGGTGCGTACGGAAGACTTTCCCGGATTTCCACGAGGAGTTCGGGGCGCTGCGCGCGCGGTGGTGA
- a CDS encoding glycoside hydrolase family 3 protein has product MPDTSTGSRRNGRSTASTGNTATPSRRAVLAATAGVTTALAVGGTAHAGAPDDRKLCALIARMTLPEKVGQLFVMRVYGHSATAPDQADIDANLKEIGVRTAAELIATYRVGGIIYFTWAHNTRSPHQIADLSNGVQKASLTQPRGLPVLVSTDQEHGIVCRVGEPATLFPGAMAIGAGGSHADARTLGRIAGRELRALGIRQNYSPVADVNVNPANPVIGVRSFGAEPAAVAGMVAAEVAGYQRSRQIAATAKHFPGHGDTAVDSHYGFPVITHTREQWDSLDAPPFRAAVRAGIDSIMTAHIMVPALDDSGDPATLSRPILTGILREELGYDGVVVTDSLGMEGVRTKYGDDRVPVLALKAGVDQLLNPPSLDIAWNAVLKAVQNGELTEARLDESILRILRLKAKLRLFEEPYVSQGGVDRNVGTPSHLRTADHIAERTTTLLVNEGPLLPLSHRAHPKVLVVGADPASPSGTTGPPTGVLAAALTELGFTTTALSTGTAPSAATIAGAVEAARTADAVVVGTYNVTASSTQKTLVAQLLATGRPVVAVAIRNPYDVAHLPAVPACLASYSWTDVELRAAARVIAGRVAPRGKLPVPVQRADDPTRVLYPVGHGLTYGSS; this is encoded by the coding sequence GTGCCCGACACCAGCACGGGAAGCAGACGAAACGGGAGAAGCACGGCAAGCACCGGCAACACCGCCACACCTTCAAGACGTGCGGTCCTCGCGGCCACCGCCGGCGTCACCACCGCCCTGGCCGTCGGCGGCACCGCCCACGCCGGCGCCCCGGACGACCGGAAACTGTGCGCCCTCATCGCCCGGATGACCCTGCCGGAGAAGGTCGGCCAGCTCTTCGTCATGCGGGTCTACGGCCACTCCGCGACCGCCCCCGACCAGGCCGACATCGACGCCAACCTCAAGGAGATCGGCGTCCGGACAGCCGCCGAGCTGATCGCCACGTACCGGGTGGGCGGCATCATCTACTTCACCTGGGCGCACAACACCCGCAGTCCGCACCAGATCGCCGACCTGTCCAACGGCGTCCAGAAGGCGTCCCTCACCCAGCCCCGCGGCCTGCCCGTCCTGGTCTCCACCGACCAGGAGCACGGCATCGTCTGCCGCGTCGGCGAGCCCGCCACCCTCTTCCCGGGCGCCATGGCCATCGGGGCCGGCGGCTCACACGCCGACGCCCGCACCCTCGGCCGGATCGCCGGACGGGAACTCAGAGCGCTCGGCATCCGGCAGAACTACTCCCCCGTGGCCGATGTGAACGTCAACCCGGCCAACCCGGTCATCGGCGTCCGCTCCTTCGGCGCCGAACCGGCCGCGGTGGCCGGCATGGTCGCCGCCGAGGTGGCCGGATACCAGCGCTCCCGGCAGATCGCGGCCACCGCCAAGCACTTCCCGGGCCACGGCGACACGGCCGTCGACAGCCACTACGGCTTCCCGGTCATCACGCACACCCGCGAGCAGTGGGACTCCCTGGACGCACCGCCCTTCCGGGCCGCCGTCCGCGCCGGCATCGACTCCATCATGACCGCGCACATCATGGTCCCGGCCCTCGACGACTCCGGCGACCCGGCCACTCTCTCCCGCCCGATCCTGACCGGCATCCTGCGCGAGGAGTTGGGCTACGACGGCGTGGTGGTCACGGACTCCCTCGGCATGGAGGGCGTAAGGACCAAGTACGGCGACGACCGCGTCCCCGTCCTCGCGCTCAAGGCGGGCGTGGACCAGCTCCTCAATCCGCCGTCCCTCGACATCGCGTGGAACGCGGTCCTCAAGGCCGTCCAGAACGGCGAGCTGACCGAGGCGCGGCTCGACGAGTCGATCCTGCGGATCCTGCGGCTGAAGGCGAAGCTGCGGCTGTTCGAGGAGCCGTACGTCAGCCAGGGCGGGGTCGACCGGAACGTCGGCACCCCATCCCACCTCAGGACCGCCGACCACATCGCCGAGCGGACCACGACTTTGCTGGTCAACGAGGGGCCGCTGCTCCCCCTGTCGCACCGCGCCCACCCCAAGGTCCTCGTCGTCGGCGCCGACCCGGCCTCCCCGTCCGGCACGACGGGACCGCCGACCGGCGTGCTGGCCGCCGCCCTCACCGAACTGGGCTTCACGACGACCGCTCTGTCGACGGGTACGGCGCCCTCCGCCGCGACCATCGCCGGGGCGGTCGAGGCGGCCCGGACGGCGGACGCGGTGGTGGTCGGGACGTACAACGTCACGGCGAGCAGCACCCAGAAGACCCTGGTCGCGCAGCTCCTCGCGACAGGGAGGCCGGTGGTGGCGGTCGCGATCCGCAACCCGTACGACGTGGCCCATCTGCCCGCCGTCCCCGCCTGCTTGGCGTCGTACTCCTGGACCGACGTCGAGCTGCGGGCGGCCGCGCGGGTGATCGCCGGGCGGGTGGCACCGCGCGGGAAGCTGCCGGTGCCGGTGCAGCGGGCGGACGATCCGACACGGGTGCTGTATCCGGTCGGCCACGGGCTGACGTACGGGAGCAGCTAG